A genome region from Cetobacterium ceti includes the following:
- a CDS encoding glutaredoxin domain-containing protein: protein MIQIYGKENCSNCKILKNILDDRNIPYDYIEDIKTLMIIGSKEKIMSAPIISYNSNFYSMTKFLEVINL, encoded by the coding sequence GTGATTCAAATTTATGGTAAAGAAAATTGTTCTAATTGTAAAATTTTAAAAAATATTTTAGATGATCGTAATATTCCTTATGACTATATAGAAGATATAAAAACATTGATGATAATAGGAAGTAAGGAGAAAATTATGAGTGCACCTATTATTTCATATAATTCTAATTTTTATTCTATGACTAAATTTTTAGAGGTTATAAATTTATGA